From Rhea pennata isolate bPtePen1 chromosome 35 unlocalized genomic scaffold, bPtePen1.pri SUPER_35_unloc_1, whole genome shotgun sequence:
GAAGGATTGGGGGTGCACCTGGGTTATTTGGGGGGGGACAGGAAGCTCCTGAGGGTGCACTGGGGATATTGGGGGTGCAGGAAGCTCATGGGGGGAATTGGGGGTGTAGGAAGCTCCTGGGCGTGCACTGGGGATACTGGGGGGGGGGTAGGAAGCTCCCAGGGGATGTAGGAGGTGGCTGCGGAGGGGATctgggccgggggggcggccccggggggggggggcggtacCTGGAGGTGGGCGAggagccgccgggcgccccaGGCCGCCAGCTCGTCCAGGTCGCCGTCGGCGGGGCCGTCGCGGAGCTGCTCGGCCAGGCCCAGCACCATCATGGGCACCGCCAGCGCCTCGTGGGGGGGGGCCCCCGCCAGCCGCGGCCGCCCCAGCTCCTCGGGGGCCTCGCGGGCCCAGCGGGCCACCGCCGCCATCCactcccgcgccgccgcctgccgGAGGGGGGTtggaggaggcgggggggggggcccaggcgtccagcACCGCCGCGGGAACGGCAGGCACCAAATACCCCGGGATCTGCCCCGAAAAGGCGGCGGGTggatcctccccccccccgccacacacacacaccccccacggcggggcccaggcgtccggctcACCCGGTAGCGCGGCTCCTCGGCGGCCCGTCCCAGCTCGTCGAGGCCCAGGGCGCAGAAGACCTCGCTGAAGACGGTGCGCTGCacccgcgccgggcgcccgtCGCGGCTCAGGGCGaaggcggcgcggggcgagccGGGCTCCAGCCGGGCGCAACGCAGCAGGAACTCCCCCCCTGCGGGAAAACGggccggggggtggggggggcccaggcgtccgggtgatTCCCAGGCCTCCGGGCGCACCCCTTCcgggggacccaggcgtccgggcgctcTCACCTGCCCGTGCCGCCTCCAGGATTTCGGGGCGTCGGAAACGGGGCATTTTCCGGTAAAGTCGGGAGTAGACCCACacctggaggggggggggtggggacaGCGGAggagcccaggcgtccgggcgcccctgtcctccccccctccctcccccactcCAGCCCCATGGGGGGCCCTGGCGTCCGGGCTCACCTGCCGTCCCTGCAGCCACACGTACTTGGTCTCATCGTAGACGGTGCCGTCGCGGCTCAGGCAGGAGAAGAACCCGCTGCCGGGGCAGGACAAGggtcacccggacgcctgggcccacagccggacgcctgggcccacgGCTGGCtcgttgggggggggggggtggggggtgggggaggacaAGGGTTCAGTTCCCGGGACGCCTGAGTGGGATGAGCAGGCTCTGGGTTCGGGGTCCCCAGGGAGGTGTGGGGCCCAGGCACCTGGTCCGTGGGGAGGGTGtggggcccggacgcctggtCCCTGGGGAGGTGTGGGGCCCGGGCACCTGGTCCGTGGGGAGGGTGtggggcccggacgcctggtCCGTGGGCAGGTGtggggcccggacgcctggtACGTGGGTGGGTGTGGGGCCCAGGCGCCTGGTCCCTGGGGAGGTGTGGGGCCTGGACCCCAAGGAGGGTGTGAGGCCTGGATGCCTGGTCCCCAGGTAGGTGTGGGGCCTGGACGCCTGGTCCCCGGGGAGGTGTGGGGCCCGGACACCTGGTCCCCAGGGAAGTGTGGGGCCTGGACGCCTGGTCCCCAGGGAGGTGTGGGGCCCGGACACCTGGTCCCCGGGGAGGTGTGGGGCCCGGACACCTGGTCCGTGGGTGGGTGTGGGGCCCAGGCGCCTGGTCCGTGGGCAGGTGtggggcccggacgcctgggctcaCCCGTGCTGGGGGTCGTGCGAGTGGCGCTCCCAGAAGGCGATGGTCGCATCCAGCTCCGCCGCCACCCGCTCGCGCCAGGCGCTCAGCGACACCATCGGTCCCGAGGGGGGGGAGCCTGCTGTGGGGTGCCCCACGGAGCCCTCAgatccccccagccccatagaTCTACCTCTATGGCCCCCATGGGGCAGGCTAGTGcggctggggggaggggggagcacaGACCCATAACCTGGTTCTGGGAGTCTGAAGACCCCTCAGCCCTATAGCCCCACCCCACAGACCTCTCAGCCCCATACCCTTGGCTGTAGGGTGCCCCACAGACCCCTCGGCCACACAGACTAGGCCTGAAGAACCCCTCAGCCCCATAGCATCAAACGTGAGACGCTCCACGGATCCCTCAGCCCTATAGCCCCAGCCCCGCAGTGCCCTCCGCCCCACAGACAGGGCTGTGGGACACTCCTccgcagcagagcagccccccaggcccagccccagccccacaacTGGGGGAGcgccccacagacacctcctcGGCCCCACAgctggggcggggaggggcTCACAGAacccccctccagccccacaacCAGGGGAGCACCCCACAGACATCCCCAAagctggggtggggaggggccCCCAGaacctccctccagccccacagccaggTGGGGCACCCCACAGAACCCCCCCAACCCACAGCCAAGGGAGTGTCCCACAGATACCCCCAAagctggggtggggaggggccCACAGGaccccccaccagccccacagCCGGGTGGGGCACCCCACAGAACCCCCTCAACCCAACCCCACAGCCAAGGGAGCGCCCCACAGACACCCCCAAAGCCCGGGTGGGGAGGGGCCCACAGAGGCCCtctccagccccacagcagaGGGGGGGCGCCCCACAGAACCCCCTCAACCACACAGCCGAGAGGTCGCCCCACAGACACCCCCCACAGCCGGAGTGGGGAGGGGCCCACAGAGGCCCCCTTTGGCCCCACAGCGGAGGGGGGATGCCccacagaccccccccccagccccccagccGAGGAGGAGTCGCCCCACAGACACCCCCGCAGCCGGAGTGGGGAGAGGCCgccccattccccccccccccccccggccccacagcCACGGACCCACCGAGGCGCCGCGCGCGCTGCCCCGTCACGAgaccccgcgccgccggccccgccccctccgggcccttccccagccccggccccgccccccgccccgccggccccgccccctccgggCCCTTCCCCagcctcggccccgccccctttCCCCAGGGGGCGGAGCTCCAGCCCGGGAAGGGGCAAGCCCCGCCCCGCAGACCCTctccaggccccgccccccgctccaggccccgcccccccaaaCAGCCCCGTTTTATTTTTACTccaaaaaaatgtctttaattgTTCAAAATAGCACAAAAACGACAGATACGGAcagcacgggggggggggggcggggggcagcccccCCCGATACACTATAATACACgggacccccccaccccacgaGGTgaggggggagccggggggagGGCagagcttcccccccccccagcgccccccagctgccccacgGCGGGGTCTGTACAGAGGGGCCGGGGGCCCcacgccgggggggggggggcgcggggggtACAAAACTTCATTCCAGCAACTGCAACAGGTAAAAAAGGCCCCtcccccccacatcccccccccAACTGCTGCCacggaggggcccaggcgtccgggcctccccccccacccccacctcGGTGTGGGGCACGGTGGGGGGGGGCGCAAGGTCCTTCACTGCCCGTCGGCCTTGGGCTTCTTTGGAGCGGATTTCctgtggggtgggggtggggtggggggcagccccacggTAGCCACAGaccccccccctgccccatagcccTGCCCCCCACCCACGGGGGCTCAATGCAGCCCCACAGATAGCTGtgccccccccaaccccgctgcccacccccagccccacaaccTGCTCCAGACCCCCGTTTccagccccagggcagcccccaggcccCTCCGGACCCCCAACGTGGCCCCATAGCCTCCCAAATCggccccatggctcacctccAGACCCCAAGCCGGCCCCACAACCTCCCTCCGGACCCCAAGCCGGCTCCACAGCCCCTGTCCGGACCCCAACTCGGCCCCATGACCCCCAACTTGACCCCATGACACCCCTCTGGACCCCAACCAAGCCCACAGCCCTCTAACTCGGCCCCACAGCCCTCTAACTCGGCCCCACAGCCCTCTAACTCGGCCCCACAGCCCTCCTTCTCTGCATTGCAACCCGGCCCCAAGGCCCCCCTCTGGCCCCCAAACCGGCCCCACAACGTCCCTCCAGACCCCAGCTCGGGCCCACGGCCCCCCTCTGCATCCCAACctggccccgcagcccccctCGAGACCCCGACTCGGCTCCACGGCCCCCAACCCAGGCCCCTGGCCCCCCTCCAGACCCCCAACCCGGCCCCACAACCCCCATCCTAACCCCATGATCCTCCCTCTGGACCCCAACCAAGCCCGCAGCCCCCAAACCCAGCCCCCTGGCCCCCCTCCAGACCCCCAacccggccccacggccccactCACATGTCGGGGGACGAGAGCGGCCGCTTGCTGGCTGGTTTGGCCACCGAGCCGTCCTTGCTGGATTCTGCGCGGGGGACACGGGCAGCGTGAGAGCCCCGGCCGCGCGGGCCCTCCCCGCCGaagcctccccctccccgcagcccctccgcggcggcggagcgAAGCCAGCGCCGGCACCCACCTTGGAGCCACCGGACCTGGGTGGCGGGGCCGTAGCCCTTCTCGTTGCGGGCGGCGATGCGGAAGATGATGGCGGGCTTGGTGGTGTAGTCGATGTGGGCGGTGGAGAGGCTGCCCGACTGCACCAGGCACGAGGGGCTCGGCCCGCAGTAGACCCGCATGAAGGCCAGCTGGGCCGGGGCGCCCTTGGCCTCgccgccaccaccgccgccgccgccgccgccggccccctgGATGGCCAGGTACACCGAGTACTCCACGATGCGGCCCGACGTCACCGAGGGCGGCTCCCACGTCAGGTGCGCCCCGTCCGGGCTCTGCGGGGCCCAAACGTCAGCCGGGACGGGGGTGGGTTGCGGGGGAGAGGGGATGGAGACGTGGTAGAGGACAGGGACGCGTGGTCTGGGTCATGGGGGACGCGGATGCGTCAACCGGAGCGCGTGGGTGAGGGACACCGGAGGACGAGGACATGTTGGCCAAGCCATGGGAGACACGGTAAAGAGGAATCGGCCGCGGTGTGGGGACAGGACGTGGCACGGGACAGGGACACCTCAACCAGGAGGTGGAGGACACGTTGGCCAAGCCATGGGAGACACGGTAAAGAGGAATCGGCCGCGGTGTGGGGACGGGGGACGTGGCACGGGACAGGGACACCTCAACCAGGAGGTGGAGGACACGTTGGCCAAGCCATGGGAGACACGGTAAAGAGGAATCGGCCGCGGTGTGGGGACGGGGGACGTGGCACGGGACAGGGACACCTCAACCAGGAGGTGGAGGACACGTTGGCCAAGCCGGGGGAGACACGGTAAAGAGGAATCGGCCGCGGTGTGGGGACGGGGGACGTGGCACGGGACAGGGACACCTCAACCAGGCCACAGGGATGGGGGACGCAGTACGAGGACAGGACATGGGGATGGGGGACACGTTAGCTAGGATATGAGAGTGGAGGACGCAGTATGGGACAAGGATGCGTCAGCCAGGCCACGGGGATGGGGGACACGACGGAGGACACGGCTACGTCAGCTGGGGCGCAGCGACAAGGGACAcggcggggagcggggacgTGGCACCGAGGCCACGGGGACACAGCAAAGGGCAGGGACACATCATCCGCGGTGCAGGGCCAGCAGATGCGGTGGGACAGACACACACGCCAGTGAGGACACGGGCCGTCAGGGAAGGCGTGTGGTGGGGGACAGGGCCGCGCACCAAGAACAGGAGAGCGGGGAtccggggcggccccgccgtggggcaggaCCCACCTTGCTGATCTTGATGGCGCAGGGGGCGCCGGGGAAGCCAGGCAAGCAGGTCTTGAAGGCGGAGATGTCGGAGAAGGGCCCGCGGCCGCAGGCGTTGAGCCCGGCCACCCGGAACTTGTAGGCCGTCCCCggctgcagctcctggcgcTTCAGCTGCGAGTAGTCGGGCACCGAGCCCGAGTCGTCCTGCGGAGGCCGCGGGGGGGACGTCAGCGGGGCATCGGCGTGCCCACGGGGACAGCAGGAGGCCCGTAAGGGACACCGAGAGCACAGGGGATGCCCACGAGGACATGGCAGGAGATGTCCGTGGGGAGAGCAGAACGCCCGTAGGGGACAGCAAGAGCACAAGGGATGACCCTGGGGACAGGGGACGCCCACAGAGGGTATCAGGGGACAAGGGACGTCCACGGGGACAGCAGGATGCCCACAGGGGACATCAGACGGACGAGAGACGTCCATGGGGACAGCAGCATGCCGAGGGGGGGAACAGGAGATGCCCACAGGGGACATCAGAGGGACTAGAGATGCCCATAAGCACGTCAGGATGTCCATGGGGAGGGGACATCAAGGGGACAAGGGTTGGGTTGGGACCCAAAGGTCCCCAAGACTCACATCGGTGGCGGGGGCGTCCTCGGGCGGGAGGAAGTAGTGCGTCACCATCATGTTGGTGCCCTTGATGACGCCAACGTCAAACCACTGGTTCTCCTTCTTGGCCAGCACCTTGGGAGGCTGCGCCGAGGGGTCCGGCTTCTGCAGGTTTGGGCACAGGTGATGTCAGCTAGGCCTGGGACCCCCAGaagcccccagccccccccacCATGATCCACAGCCCCAGAACACCTCAGGACCCCACGCCAGCCCCACGGTGCCCTCAAAGGACCACCAAACCACCACCAGGATCACCAAACCATCGCCAGAACGCCCATACCAGCCCCACGGTGCCCCCTAGGACCACCAAACCGCCACCAGGACCCCCATGCCGGCCCCACAGCGCCCCTCTAGGGCCACCAAACCACCCCCAGGACCACCAACCTGCTGCCAGGAATACCAATCGCGCCCCCCAGTATCACCAAACCATTGCTGGGACCGCCATAccagccccacggcaccccCCAGGGCCACCAAACCGCTGCCGGAACCCCCATAccagccccacggcaccccCCACTCACCACCGGAGCGGCCTCAATGCCGTTAGCCACCTCGGTCAGGGTGGTGGCCGCCTGCAGCTTGGCCGGACTCGGCCCCACCACGGGCTGGGGGGCCACGAAAGTGTTTGAGGGAGCCAGgcctggggtgggggtggggggagaggagcaCAGGTGAGACCCCCCCCGCCTCGGCaaaggacccaggcgtccgggtgcaCCCCTACCCCCCCAAGGAGAAGCAGCCCCCACTTGTCCACTGCAGcggacccaggcgtccgggcatcctctccctcccccacccccaccaaaagggacccaggcgtccggggtcCTTCCCCCaagagggacccaggcgtccgggtgcccccGTCCCCTGCAGGGACCCCAGCGTccgggtgcccccccccccccacaaagcACACTCAGCACCCCCCACGCCCCCCGCTGcggacccaggcgtccgggcaccccccccacccccaccccacagccccgagggggcccaggcgtccggggctcACCGTCGGCAGGGGCGGGCAGCAGGGCGCTgggggggccgccgggggggcCCAGCTCCCCCAGGCCGTTGGCGTCGGCGGCCGGGTCGTTGAGGCTGTCGGCGGGCGCCAGGGCCTCggtggggaggtggggggcggccggggggacggcggcgggcggcggggcgggggcggccgcggcggcagggggggccgggggggctgccggcgggggggtcgccgccgccgccgccgcggccgccgccgccgctgcctcctgcagctgctgctgctgcaccaggGCCGCCAGCTCCTGCTGCGTGAGCACGATGGGGATGGCCCCCGGCGGCCCCTCCGGGCCCTCGGCCCCCAGCGGGCCCAGCTCCGGGGGGCCCCCCCCGGGCTCCCCGCTCTCCAGGGGCTCCGCCGCGCCTGCGGGGAAGCCCGCGGGTCACAACGCGCACGACCGGCTGACGCACCGTTCTCCCCACCACCGTCACCACCACCATGGGGACACCGGGATGGGGCATCTCCGGGGATGGGGGCTTCACCTGCCCTGGGGACACCCGCCCCCCACGGCCACGGGGACGGGGAGGCCCTTGGGAGGGAAGAGGACGTGGGGACGGGCACAGGAGAACCCTGATAGGGATGGGGACACCCTTACAAGGATAAGACACCATtatggggacagggacacccCAGCGGTGACAGCAATAGGGACTGGAGACCACTACGGGGACGGAACACCATCACAGCCATGAGGACACCCCAATGGTGAAAGGAACAAGGACAAGATACCACCATGAGGACATCGTTATGGGGATGGAGACAAGACACTGTAACAGGGATGAGAAGGGGGACAAGACACCATTGCAAGGATGGGAACATCCCAGTGGTGATGGGGACAGGACACCATAACAGGGATGAGAAGGTGGACAGGACACCGTTGCAGGGATGGGGACATCCCGATGGTGATGGGGACAGGACACCATCATGGGGACGTCAtcacggggatggggacaggcacggggatggggacaggacACCATAACAGGGATGAGAAGGTGGACAGGACACCGTTGCAGGGATGGGGACGTCCCGATGGTGATGGGGACAGGACACCATCGTGGGGACGCCATCACGAGGATGAAGATGGAGGCAGGACACCGTTACGGGAACAGGACTATGTTACGGGTCCAGGGCGACCCTAGGGCCCCCCCGTCCCCCAACCCCGCGCCCCCCAGCGCCCGGCTCACCCATGACGGCCTGCTGGGCGGCCTGCAGCACGGCCTGGATGGCCAGGGCCTGGGCCTCCTCGGTGGCGGCGGCCTGCGCGGCGGCCTGCGCGGCGGCCTCGGCGGCGGCCGTCACCGCCAGCTCCTCGGGGGTCAGCCCCGTCACCACCAGGGCCGGgggccccccggccgccgccgccggcccccccaGGGGCGCCTCCGCCATCAGCTCGGGGGGCAGCGCCAGCCCCTCGGCctcgccgcctccgccgccggcggggccgggaggcagCACCACCACGGCCAGGGGCTCCGGTGAGCCCGGGGGGGCCACcactgccgccgccgccgccgtcgtcGTCGGGGTGGTGGCGGGACCCGGGGGGGTCGCCGCTGtggcggggggctcggggggcgcCGGCGTCGGGGAGTCGCTCGCCGGGGGCtcgggcggcgccggcggaggCTCCGTCAGCGACGAGATGCTCTGGGGAGGACAAAACACGAGAGTTAGCGGGGAACGAACATGGCccgggggtggggtggggtggggtggggtggggggcacagGTCCCTTGTTGTCAtgtcctgcccccccccaatGTGCCCCCAGTCCTGCTGATCGCCCTCAACCTGGCCCCGACCCTCTCCGTGTCCAACTGCCCTCCCTGGTCTCCAAAGTCCCTCCTGATCCTCACTGTTCCTCTACCTCGTCCCCCTTCACGGTCCTCAACTTCCCCCTCAAGGTCCTCAatgctcccccccaccccctaaCAAGCCCCCTCCCATGGTTCTcaagagcccccccccccaggccaTGTCCCCCATCTGTCCCCAGTAACCCCTCCACTGGCCTTTTCCTTGGCCAATGAGGTCCCCCAACATCTCCCCATGGTCCTCAATAGTGCCCGGATCCCCACCGGACCTCAGTGTCCCCCGCCACGCCCCCAGGACCCTTCCATGGTTCTCCGTAGACCATGAAGTCCCCCAAAACTCCTCCGTGGTCCTCAacgcccccccagccccacctaCTCTCTGATGTCCGCCATGTCCCCAATACTTCCTCTACGGTCCTCCCTGCTCCATGACATCTCCCAACATCCACCATCCCGCCCGGTCATCAACAGCTCCCCAGTCTCCCTTGGACCGTGATGTCCCCCGTCACGTCCTCAATATCCCTCCACAGCCCTCCCCGCCCCATGATGCCCCCCAATACCTCCCCATGGCCCTCAATAGCCCCCCAATCCGCTTGTCCCCAACTTCCCCTGTGGTCTTCCCTGCTCCGTGCCCCACATCCCGTATCTCCCTCCCGGTCCCCCATAACCCCCCCGTCCCTGCTCACCGGGACagcgggccccggggccggcgtGGACTGGGTGACGGTGGTGACGGCCCGGGGC
This genomic window contains:
- the RENBP gene encoding N-acylglucosamine 2-epimerase, producing the protein MVSLSAWRERVAAELDATIAFWERHSHDPQHGGFFSCLSRDGTVYDETKYVWLQGRQVWVYSRLYRKMPRFRRPEILEAARAGGEFLLRCARLEPGSPRAAFALSRDGRPARVQRTVFSEVFCALGLDELGRAAEEPRYRVSRTPGPRRGGCVCVAGGGRIHPPPFRGRSRGIWCLPFPRRCWTPGPPPPPPPTPLRQAAAREWMAAVARWAREAPEELGRPRLAGAPPHEALAVPMMVLGLAEQLRDGPADGDLDELAAWGARRLLAHLQRGDSVVLENVSPDGKELPGSMGRLMNPGHAIEAGWFLLRFAQRRGDEALAARAIAAFVEAPLRRGWDPQHGGLFAFLDADGHCPTQLEWSMKLWWPHAEAMVALLAAYAHDRRPEHLEDFQRVADYAFSKFRDAEHGEWFGYLSREGNVALTIKGGPFKGCFHVARALLMCEEMLEELLREG